The following coding sequences are from one Motacilla alba alba isolate MOTALB_02 chromosome 4, Motacilla_alba_V1.0_pri, whole genome shotgun sequence window:
- the CFAP97 gene encoding cilia- and flagella-associated protein 97: MDHFEDISDGEVDHAFFDSDFEEEKKKAEENGEYIEKGSTKAALADTDLVSNSKDEKCCEEESEEKQIDLPRDQSLENSKGPIEDASSLTVSPVAENAGTSGATPAANRGTEEIVPAGIPKIVKEGEEDYYTDEEDSSDDGKKQVRPKSAKQPNIKKASKKYTISSSSSSSSSSSSSSSSSSSSDTDGSDTDSDSCLSDLSHSSPKRNACRNALLSPKQKFKSAMKLAEGKPKLGDDLEESEDTVTDVTPLSTPDISPIQSFEFVASNDKKLKVKRQENVNQELYDSEFDRRYSRKVLHDAMDLNQLLKAFLQLDKKEQKLTIDQPSKGIRKNYSFTNEEVRQIDRENQRLLKELSRQSARPRRSSSTLKKVSVPPPRLYHSALNRQKEQQRIERENLAFLKRLEAVKPTAGMKRSEQLRDYHRHMSYLSSSPSLRRARSPFSQLSPPRGTSRSSTVQSALSQRNEKPVSDSASGALQRPKSTNVCAAWL; encoded by the exons ATGGACCATTTTGAAGACATATCAGATGGTGAAGTGGATCATGCCTTCTTTGACAGTGACtttgaggaagagaaaaagaaagctgaagaaaatggtGAATATATAGAGAAAGGAAGTACAAAGGCAGCTCTTGCAGACACTGATTTGGTTTCTAATTCAAAAGATGAAAAGTGTTGTGAGgaggaaagtgaagaaaagcagataGATTTGCCAAGGGATCAGTCCCTAGAAAATAGCAAAGGTCCTATTGAAGATGCTTCCTCTTTGACAGTTTCTCCAGTTGCAGAGAATGCAGGTACATCTGGAGCAACACCTGCAGCAAATAGAGGAACAGAGGAGATTgttcctgctggaattcctAAAATAGTtaaagaaggtgaagaagattACTATACAGATGAAGAAGACAGTAGTGATGATGGCAAAAAACAGGTTAGACCCAAGTCAGCTAAGCAACCAAACATAAAAAAGGCTAGCAAAAAGTATACTAtcagctcttcctcttcttcttcctcctcttcgtcctcatcatcatcatcatcctcaaGCTCAGATACAGATGGTTCTGACACAGATTCTGATAGCTGTTTATCAGATTTATCTCATTCTTCCCCAAAAAGGAATGCTTGTAGAAATGCTCTTCtgtctccaaaacaaaaattcaagtCAGCAATGAAATtagcagaaggaaaaccaaagcTTGGTGATGACCTGGAGGAGTCTGAAGACACAGTGACTGACGTAACACCTCTGTCAACTCCAGACATCAGTCCTATCCAGTCCTTTGAATTTGTAGCATCAAATGATAAGAAACTAAAAGtaaagagacaggaaaatgtGAACCAAGAATTATATG attCCGAGTTTGATCGCAGATATAGTCGAAAAGTATTGCATGATGCCATGGACCTGAATCAGCTTCtaaaag ctttcttaCAGTTggataaaaaagaacaaaaactaaCCATCGATCAGCCATCTAaaggaataaggaaaaattactcTTTCACAAATGAAGAAGTTAGACAGATTGATCGGGAAAACCAGAGGTTGCTAAAAGAGCTGTCCAGACAGTCTGCAAGGccaaggagaagcagcagcacgtTGAAGAAGGTGTCTGTACCACCGCCTAGATTGTACCACAGTGCCCTCAACAGGcaaaaagagcagcaaaggATTGAAAGAGAAAACCTG GCTTTCCTGAAAAGACTGGAAGCAGTGAAACCAACAGCTGGTATGAAGCGTTCTGAACAACTGAGGGATTATCACCGCCACATGAGCTACCTGAGTTCTTCACCTTCTCTAAGAAGAGCTAGATCTCCTTTCAGCCAGCTTAGTCCTCCAA GAGGAACTTCAAGATCATCCACTGTGCAAAGTGCACTGAGCCAGAGGAACGAAAAGCCCGTGTCTGATTCAGCCAGTGGGGCATTGCAGAGACCTAAATCTACTAATGTTTGTGCTGCTTGGTTATAA